A single genomic interval of Orcinus orca chromosome 19, mOrcOrc1.1, whole genome shotgun sequence harbors:
- the CCL1 gene encoding C-C motif chemokine 1, producing MKVITAALVCLLLAGAWLQDVDAKSMHVPSSKCCFTLVERKMSLQSIQCYKNTSSTCSYKNHLILKLNGGLEACVSQTKSWVRAYLKRINPCQ from the exons ATGAAGGTCATCACCGCCGCTCTGGTGTGCCTGCTGCTGGCCGGGGCATGGCTACAGGATGTGGATGCCAAGAGCA TGCATGTACCATCCTCCAAGTGTTGTTTCACACTGGTGGAGAGAAAGATGTCCCTGCAGAGCATCCAGTGTTACAAGAACACCAGCTCCACCTGCTCCTACAAAAACCATCTAAT ATTGAAGCTGAACGGAGGCCTAGAGGCCTGTGTCTCACAGACAAAATCGTGGGTTCGGgcttatttaaaaaggataaaccCCTGCCAGTGA